GGACACTGTGCGCGATCCTCGAAAACATCGCTATCGACTCGGAATCGGGAATCAAACCCGCATTCCCGATGTGGCTGTCGCCGACACAGGTCAGGCTTATCCCGGTCTCGGATGACTATCTGGAACTGTCACAAAAGATTTGCGATACCCTATCATCAGCGTGCATACGGGTGGATATAGACGACCACAGTGAGACAGTCGGTAAGAAGATAAGACGCAGTGAGCAGGATTGGGTCCCTTACACGGTGGTTTTGGGTGAAAAAGAGCAGGCGTCAGGAATACTTACAGTTAGAGAACGCAGCGGCGGCGGTCAAAAGATACTCGGCCTGGAAGAGCTTGCGGATTCTGTTCGGGTCAAAACACAAAAAATGCCATCCCGTCCTTTGCCGATGCCTGTCCTATTAAGCAGGAGGCCAATATTCTATGGATAATGTAGAGATCAAGTGGGTAACCAAAGCCCAGCTTAATGAGAGTGTGCGGATAATTTGTGAGAGCTTTGCCACCCTTGAACAAGAATTTGATATTACAAAAGAAAACTGCCCCACCCACCCATCGTTTATGACTAGAGAACGCCTAGATGAGATGATCGAATCCGGAATGGAGCTTTACGGACTGTTTGTAGATTCGCGTCAGGTTGGGACAGTCTCTATAGAAACGTATAAAGAAAAATATTACCTTGGAAAGCTGGCGGTTTTGCCGGAGTACCGGCATCATGGATTTGGGGAAATGCTGGTAAGGTTTGTCATTGAGAAAGTCAGGTCAAGAAACATTGATAGGCTTGGATTGGGGATGATAGACAAGCATACCATCCTCAAAGATTGGTATAAGCGCTTCGGCTTTGCAGAGGTTAGTAAAAGAGACTTTGATCACCTGCCGTTTACGACCTGTTTTATGGCAATGCGACTCGTGGAGGATGAAAATGGACATTCTTGATAGAATAAAGCTCTACCTGGATTTCGTCTGCCCACATTATGTAGAGCGCGATGTTGGACATAACTATAGCCATATTGAGCGAATAGTCTCCCGGCTGAATGCCTTATGCGATGGGTTATCCGGTCCACTAAATACTGACCGGTTATGCTTTCTTGCGGCATTTCATGGGTTGTGGCCTAAGATTCGAGATGACAGCTCATTTCGCGCCGAAACAATTGCCTTTCTGCAAGGTCTCGGCTGGTC
The DNA window shown above is from bacterium and carries:
- a CDS encoding GNAT family N-acetyltransferase; translated protein: MDNVEIKWVTKAQLNESVRIICESFATLEQEFDITKENCPTHPSFMTRERLDEMIESGMELYGLFVDSRQVGTVSIETYKEKYYLGKLAVLPEYRHHGFGEMLVRFVIEKVRSRNIDRLGLGMIDKHTILKDWYKRFGFAEVSKRDFDHLPFTTCFMAMRLVEDENGHS